Proteins from a single region of Chryseomicrobium sp. FSL W7-1435:
- a CDS encoding SDR family oxidoreductase, protein MRLQDKVAIVTGAASGMGKAIAEAYAKQGAKVVVSDLNGEGAEAVAKAIQESGGEAFSIQTNVAESADLDKLFEETVANYGHLDILVNNAGIMDGMEPVGEIEDARWDRVFAINTTAVMRASRLAVNHFLERGHGVIINNSSVGGLYGARAGAAYVASKHAVVGLTKNTAFMYANKNIRCNGIAPGGVETNIGSSMTSLSEYGMGRQQLGMAINPRMGKPEEIAQLAVFLGSDESSFVNGQVIAADSGWTAY, encoded by the coding sequence ATGCGTTTACAAGACAAAGTGGCCATCGTAACAGGCGCTGCTTCCGGAATGGGGAAAGCGATTGCGGAAGCGTATGCGAAACAAGGAGCAAAAGTTGTAGTCTCGGATTTGAATGGTGAAGGTGCTGAGGCAGTAGCAAAAGCGATTCAAGAAAGCGGTGGCGAAGCATTTTCGATTCAAACGAACGTGGCAGAGAGTGCAGATCTGGATAAATTGTTCGAAGAAACCGTTGCGAACTATGGGCATCTTGATATTCTCGTGAACAACGCGGGCATCATGGATGGCATGGAACCTGTTGGGGAAATTGAAGACGCACGGTGGGACCGCGTATTCGCAATCAATACAACAGCGGTCATGCGGGCATCTCGTCTAGCAGTGAACCACTTCTTAGAACGCGGTCATGGTGTAATCATTAACAATAGTTCAGTCGGCGGATTGTATGGAGCACGTGCTGGGGCTGCTTATGTGGCATCGAAACATGCGGTCGTTGGTCTAACGAAAAATACAGCGTTTATGTATGCGAATAAAAACATTCGGTGCAATGGTATCGCTCCAGGTGGCGTCGAGACTAATATCGGTTCTTCGATGACAAGCTTGAGCGAGTACGGAATGGGTCGCCAACAACTGGGAATGGCTATCAATCCGCGCATGGGGAAACCAGAAGAAATTGCGCAACTTGCGGTGTTCTTAGGGTCAGACGAGTCGAGCTTTGTAAACGGACAAGTCATTGCAGCAGATTCTGGTTGGACAGCTTACTAA
- a CDS encoding LytTR family DNA-binding domain-containing protein, producing MKIKIDIDPQHEDTPVITIQASEWTPEVEAIVRHLKELEKMDATPKRLVATEGERSIILQPQDIDFVYSANRKVFAQTATGSLELKLKLYELEEFLGNYGFIRFSKSVIGNMDRIDRFELSFNGNLCVFFKSGTKEYVTRSYVHHLRNQLVEGGGSRGE from the coding sequence ATGAAAATTAAAATTGACATTGATCCTCAACATGAGGACACACCTGTGATTACTATTCAAGCAAGCGAATGGACACCTGAAGTGGAAGCTATCGTCCGCCACCTGAAAGAGCTAGAAAAAATGGATGCCACGCCGAAGCGCCTCGTTGCAACAGAGGGAGAACGTTCCATCATCTTGCAGCCACAAGACATTGATTTCGTCTATTCTGCCAACAGAAAAGTGTTTGCCCAAACCGCAACTGGCTCGTTAGAACTTAAGTTGAAACTGTATGAGCTAGAAGAGTTTTTAGGGAATTATGGGTTCATTCGATTCTCCAAGTCGGTAATTGGCAACATGGACCGTATTGATCGGTTTGAGCTATCGTTCAACGGCAATCTCTGCGTATTTTTCAAATCGGGCACTAAAGAATACGTCACTAGAAGTTATGTGCACCATCTACGCAATCAATTGGTCGAAGGGGGTGGAAGTCGTGGTGAGTAA
- a CDS encoding GNAT family N-acetyltransferase — protein sequence MNYSTNVDALKPEQLAEFFEGWPNPPSAETHVKLLQNSSHAVIAIEPDTDRVVGFITAVSDGVLSAYIPFLEVTPSYKDQGIGKELVKRMFAELRHLYMIDLACDDDLVAYYEKFGMVRGNSMHIRNYDRQAGK from the coding sequence ATGAACTATTCTACAAATGTCGATGCACTAAAGCCCGAGCAGCTCGCGGAATTCTTTGAGGGATGGCCGAACCCGCCGAGCGCGGAAACACACGTGAAGCTCTTACAAAACAGTAGCCATGCCGTGATCGCAATCGAACCGGATACAGACCGCGTGGTTGGCTTCATCACAGCCGTAAGTGACGGCGTATTGTCTGCCTACATTCCATTTCTAGAAGTGACTCCATCTTATAAAGACCAAGGGATTGGAAAAGAACTAGTGAAGCGAATGTTTGCAGAACTGCGTCACCTCTATATGATTGATTTAGCTTGCGACGATGATTTAGTCGCGTATTATGAAAAGTTCGGTATGGTGCGAGGGAATAGTATGCACATCCGAAATTATGACCGACAAGCAGGAAAATAG
- a CDS encoding GNAT family N-acetyltransferase: protein MRTLEELKAIKALQKEVEAHDNLEMKLNWEMLEDRESNEYDFLHYENDELVAFLGLYGFGSTVEVTGMVKPNSRREGHFTRLFDEVMSTVSKLGFTKILMNAPASSEAAKAFLQMKGAIYSFTEHQMQWQPVELPEATGFTLRPAEDRDRELRVQLDIKAFGLTREDSLATEGRITAEPDTDLWMIEVEGEPVGKVRVKREEDQAWIYGFAILPEHQGKGIGRNVLRRVVKDQSEAGYSVHLEVEATNAHALRLYESVGFKVHHAQEYYTYSLNS from the coding sequence ATGAGGACGCTGGAAGAATTAAAAGCCATCAAGGCATTGCAAAAAGAAGTGGAAGCTCATGACAACCTTGAGATGAAACTGAACTGGGAGATGCTCGAAGATCGAGAATCCAATGAGTATGATTTTCTCCATTATGAAAACGACGAACTCGTAGCGTTTCTTGGGCTCTATGGTTTTGGGTCTACTGTAGAAGTCACAGGAATGGTAAAGCCGAACTCTCGTCGTGAGGGTCATTTTACACGCCTGTTTGATGAAGTGATGTCGACCGTATCGAAACTCGGATTCACAAAAATCTTAATGAATGCACCGGCTTCTTCTGAAGCAGCAAAAGCATTCTTACAAATGAAAGGAGCTATCTACTCGTTCACTGAACATCAAATGCAGTGGCAGCCAGTTGAATTACCGGAAGCAACAGGGTTTACACTGCGACCTGCGGAAGACAGAGATAGAGAACTTCGTGTGCAACTGGATATCAAAGCATTTGGACTGACACGGGAAGATTCACTCGCAACAGAAGGACGCATCACCGCGGAACCGGACACAGATTTGTGGATGATTGAGGTGGAAGGAGAACCGGTTGGGAAAGTGCGCGTGAAGCGAGAAGAAGACCAAGCGTGGATCTACGGGTTTGCAATTTTACCTGAACACCAAGGAAAAGGAATCGGCCGCAATGTCCTTCGCAGGGTTGTGAAAGACCAAAGTGAAGCAGGATACTCGGTCCATTTAGAGGTCGAAGCGACAAACGCGCATGCACTGCGCTTGTACGAGTCTGTTGGGTTCAAAGTCCACCATGCGCAGGAGTACTATACATACAGTTTGAATAGTTAA
- a CDS encoding DUF3021 domain-containing protein: MVSKLVIRIFGGFGVGAVVTLVALLLLNDGTEVVPARLIALNLFGSMLIGAYFSISALLFEIEDWSMLKQTIVHYTASIIVLFPVFTWLTGWIPVNPQSLWIGWLFFTGTYILNWFGWYSYFKQLEKRMNQSLQKRK, encoded by the coding sequence GTGGTGAGTAAACTTGTCATTCGAATCTTTGGGGGATTTGGTGTCGGTGCAGTTGTAACACTAGTCGCATTACTACTACTCAACGATGGTACTGAAGTAGTTCCTGCCCGTCTCATTGCTCTGAATCTCTTTGGCAGCATGTTGATAGGTGCCTATTTCAGTATTTCGGCTTTGCTATTCGAAATCGAGGATTGGAGTATGTTGAAGCAGACAATCGTTCATTACACAGCATCCATTATCGTATTGTTCCCTGTATTTACGTGGCTGACGGGATGGATCCCAGTGAACCCACAATCGCTTTGGATTGGTTGGTTGTTTTTCACAGGTACTTATATTCTCAACTGGTTCGGTTGGTACAGCTACTTTAAACAGCTTGAAAAACGGATGAATCAGTCCCTTCAAAAAAGAAAATAG
- a CDS encoding DUF3784 domain-containing protein: MSGALINLLVIIPLLILAVYLSQGKGAFLIAGYNTMPKEEKAKYDEVALCKFRGKVLYGICFSLVLLSLSEWLEIPALLWMGIALMIGLLVFTLVYSNTGNRFRQQ, encoded by the coding sequence ATGTCCGGAGCCTTAATCAATCTTCTAGTGATCATTCCCCTTCTCATCCTAGCCGTCTACCTCTCCCAAGGCAAAGGCGCTTTTCTGATTGCGGGTTACAACACGATGCCGAAAGAGGAAAAAGCGAAGTATGATGAGGTCGCGTTATGCAAATTCAGGGGAAAAGTACTGTACGGGATCTGCTTCAGTTTGGTACTGCTCTCTCTAAGTGAATGGCTAGAAATTCCCGCTCTGCTATGGATGGGTATTGCGCTGATGATAGGACTACTTGTTTTTACGCTTGTGTATTCAAATACGGGGAATCGTTTCCGTCAGCAGTAG
- a CDS encoding ABC transporter ATP-binding protein, giving the protein MIQLRNVNKSYGKQTALQNVDLTIPKGSCFGLVGPNGAGKSTLMKILVGILEDYQGQVLINEVPFQHNLQALKRRIGYVPQDICLEETLTARDNLLLFGRLYRMERSHLNERIQQVLELINLQGREKALVSTFSGGMKRRLNIGCALLHDPDIIILDEPTVGVDPQSRRAIFELIHELKGTGKTIIYSSHYMEEVEQLCDAIGFIDHGKVVEQGEMREVLARHRNSSIYLEGKQVSRDLLTAFEGVSEHTAGYRIESSEPMQTLERLAHHLSERSIVPERLELSQAKLEDIFIKLTGSPLRDTEMEALR; this is encoded by the coding sequence ATGATCCAACTACGTAATGTGAACAAATCCTATGGCAAACAAACAGCTTTGCAAAATGTAGATCTCACCATTCCAAAGGGAAGTTGCTTTGGTTTAGTAGGACCCAATGGTGCGGGGAAGTCAACACTGATGAAAATTTTGGTGGGCATTTTAGAAGACTATCAAGGGCAGGTCCTTATTAATGAAGTGCCTTTTCAACACAACTTGCAAGCTCTCAAACGGCGCATTGGGTACGTTCCACAAGACATTTGTTTAGAAGAAACATTAACGGCACGCGATAACCTTTTGTTATTTGGTCGGCTGTATAGAATGGAACGTTCACACTTAAACGAACGTATTCAACAGGTACTAGAGTTGATTAATTTGCAAGGACGTGAAAAGGCACTAGTTTCCACGTTTTCAGGAGGGATGAAGCGACGGTTGAACATCGGCTGTGCGCTTCTCCATGACCCCGATATTATCATTCTGGACGAACCGACTGTGGGTGTAGATCCTCAATCACGTCGAGCAATATTTGAGCTGATTCATGAGTTAAAAGGGACTGGGAAAACCATTATTTATTCCAGTCATTATATGGAGGAAGTAGAACAACTTTGCGACGCAATCGGATTTATTGATCATGGGAAGGTTGTGGAGCAGGGAGAAATGAGAGAAGTGCTGGCTCGTCATCGCAACTCTTCCATTTATTTAGAAGGTAAACAAGTGTCACGTGACCTATTGACGGCATTTGAAGGGGTTTCCGAGCATACAGCGGGCTATAGGATTGAAAGTTCTGAACCTATGCAGACACTTGAACGCTTAGCTCATCATCTGTCTGAAAGATCAATTGTGCCAGAACGTCTGGAACTAAGCCAAGCAAAGCTTGAAGACATCTTTATCAAATTGACTGGCTCGCCGTTGCGAGATACCGAAATGGAGGCCTTACGATGA
- a CDS encoding TetR-like C-terminal domain-containing protein: MKTDLRVLKTKDALHAGLVALLKTKPLEKITITELCQQAKINRGTFYLHYQEINDVFEEYFREITADLAKSYEEPYRHVSVVKTSELDPSTIRIFHHIKNYESFYTIVFSKRVPLLYYYLLFDEVRKLFLNDHATSWNHPEIQRDLYCAYQANAIIGMILHWYQHGFEASAQEMNEQLVKIINLQPANLND; this comes from the coding sequence ATGAAAACGGATCTACGTGTTCTCAAAACAAAAGATGCTTTGCATGCAGGACTAGTTGCATTGTTAAAAACAAAGCCGCTCGAAAAAATTACCATCACAGAACTTTGCCAACAAGCCAAGATTAACCGCGGAACGTTTTATCTTCATTACCAAGAAATCAATGATGTGTTCGAGGAATACTTCCGGGAAATCACAGCGGACCTCGCAAAATCCTATGAAGAGCCGTACCGCCATGTATCTGTCGTGAAAACATCAGAATTGGATCCGTCCACTATCCGGATTTTCCATCACATTAAGAACTACGAGTCTTTTTACACGATTGTGTTTTCCAAGCGAGTTCCTCTTTTGTATTACTACTTGCTGTTTGATGAAGTTCGGAAGTTGTTTTTAAATGACCATGCGACTTCCTGGAATCATCCAGAGATTCAGCGAGATTTGTATTGTGCCTATCAAGCGAATGCGATCATCGGGATGATTTTGCACTGGTATCAACATGGTTTCGAAGCATCTGCCCAGGAAATGAACGAACAACTCGTGAAAATCATTAATTTACAACCAGCCAATTTAAATGACTAG
- a CDS encoding Ohr family peroxiredoxin, with the protein MQKLFTSTATAVGGRQGRVASESGTYDLNLGMPMPGVDMTGKTTPEELFAGAYSACFDSALNIVAMQKKAQVAGSEITSHVSLNKGEAGYAISVEMIITIQGVDQETAEMLVEEAHKICPFSNAIRNNVEVDFTVKTA; encoded by the coding sequence ATGCAAAAATTATTTACATCTACAGCAACAGCTGTCGGAGGTCGTCAGGGTCGCGTGGCTTCAGAGAGCGGAACATATGATTTAAATTTAGGGATGCCAATGCCAGGAGTAGACATGACAGGGAAGACGACGCCAGAAGAATTATTCGCAGGTGCGTATTCTGCTTGTTTCGATTCAGCTCTTAACATCGTAGCGATGCAAAAGAAAGCGCAAGTAGCAGGTTCTGAAATCACTTCTCATGTTTCTTTAAACAAAGGTGAAGCGGGTTATGCCATTTCTGTAGAGATGATCATCACAATCCAAGGTGTCGATCAAGAAACTGCGGAAATGTTAGTAGAAGAAGCACACAAAATTTGCCCATTCTCAAATGCCATCCGCAACAACGTCGAGGTTGATTTTACAGTGAAAACAGCTTAA
- a CDS encoding SDR family NAD(P)-dependent oxidoreductase produces MNLGLTDKVALITGGSKGIGFQTALDLSAEGAHVAIVARSEEHLQKAKDEIKEKTGREVLTISADVSQESECKRAVDEAVAHFGKLHILVNNAGTAAAKAFEDVDGEAWQNDLDLKLGGTIHCSRYAIPHMKEQGGGAIVNLAAVVAKTPPANSLPSSVSRSAGLALTQAMSKDLGKHNIRVNAVCIGLIRSDQIEKMWQNNRPDLTWDEFSHETGKGIPLGRIGDTQEASNVITFLVSDAASYVTGTSVNIDGGSGNAL; encoded by the coding sequence ATGAATTTAGGACTGACAGATAAAGTGGCGCTCATTACGGGTGGTAGTAAAGGTATTGGATTCCAGACAGCTCTTGATCTTTCTGCTGAAGGTGCGCATGTCGCAATCGTCGCACGTAGCGAAGAACATTTGCAGAAAGCCAAGGACGAAATTAAGGAGAAGACAGGGCGTGAGGTACTTACTATTTCAGCGGATGTCTCACAAGAAAGTGAGTGTAAACGTGCAGTGGACGAGGCAGTCGCACACTTTGGGAAGTTACATATTTTAGTTAACAACGCAGGTACTGCAGCGGCAAAGGCGTTTGAAGATGTCGACGGTGAAGCGTGGCAGAATGACTTGGACCTTAAGCTTGGTGGAACCATCCACTGTTCCCGTTACGCAATCCCACACATGAAAGAACAAGGAGGCGGGGCTATCGTCAATTTGGCAGCAGTCGTAGCAAAGACGCCGCCAGCAAACAGTCTCCCCTCTTCCGTCAGTCGTTCAGCCGGTCTTGCACTGACACAGGCGATGAGTAAAGATCTTGGCAAGCACAATATTCGCGTGAATGCTGTGTGTATCGGTTTGATCCGCAGTGACCAGATTGAAAAAATGTGGCAAAACAATCGCCCAGACCTTACATGGGATGAGTTCTCGCATGAGACCGGTAAAGGCATCCCGCTCGGCCGAATCGGTGACACTCAGGAAGCTTCTAACGTCATCACGTTCCTCGTCTCAGACGCTGCTTCTTATGTTACGGGCACGTCTGTCAACATTGATGGTGGTTCTGGAAACGCTCTATAA
- a CDS encoding NUDIX domain-containing protein produces MKTTTKFEITLGNSIPANVKVISRTGVRAIIWNGQNLLMMKSNRGDYKFPGGGVEAGESDKQALARELIEETGYTDFVIRELAGQAVQAHPDRIQKGAWYHLRSPYYNVHLNSWEQQPVKLTEKEIREGFHRVWITPEAAIEANKAIPIDPFKNFYIERENSVLQELVRWKQGGKTP; encoded by the coding sequence ATGAAAACTACTACTAAATTTGAAATTACGTTGGGAAATTCTATTCCGGCAAATGTAAAAGTGATTTCCCGCACCGGAGTTCGCGCAATCATCTGGAATGGTCAGAACTTACTTATGATGAAATCGAACCGCGGAGACTACAAGTTTCCTGGGGGAGGTGTGGAGGCAGGAGAGAGTGACAAGCAGGCACTTGCACGAGAGCTGATTGAAGAGACAGGATATACAGATTTCGTGATTCGGGAACTGGCAGGCCAGGCCGTACAAGCGCACCCCGACCGGATTCAAAAAGGCGCTTGGTATCACTTAAGGTCTCCGTATTACAATGTCCATTTGAACTCATGGGAACAACAGCCCGTAAAGTTAACAGAAAAGGAAATACGAGAAGGTTTTCATAGAGTATGGATCACGCCAGAAGCAGCGATTGAAGCGAACAAGGCGATTCCCATCGACCCGTTTAAGAATTTCTACATCGAACGTGAAAACAGCGTTTTGCAAGAACTAGTGAGATGGAAACAAGGAGGAAAGACACCATGA
- a CDS encoding DUF2178 domain-containing protein: protein MRIDHVGAFVFSPLMDWAEQSNANFNMVLMASLGLLLLGAALITVYYYRIGKPDERTNQIYLKSTFVLLGAVILGDFILPKEEMWTIFFVLKYGVAFITTGVYLAMQYKREFAG from the coding sequence ATGAGGATAGATCACGTAGGGGCATTTGTTTTTTCTCCGCTGATGGACTGGGCCGAGCAATCGAATGCGAATTTTAATATGGTACTGATGGCGAGCTTAGGGCTTTTACTTTTGGGAGCAGCGCTCATCACGGTTTACTATTACCGGATCGGGAAGCCTGATGAGCGGACGAATCAAATTTATTTGAAGAGCACGTTCGTCTTGCTAGGCGCGGTAATTCTAGGAGATTTTATTCTGCCAAAAGAAGAAATGTGGACGATTTTCTTTGTACTCAAGTACGGGGTGGCATTTATCACTACTGGTGTATACTTGGCGATGCAATATAAGCGGGAGTTTGCGGGGTAA
- a CDS encoding AAA family ATPase, translating to MKNDTYQWTEIYSEFATKLLQYKNNREELLKLFNQLFKNLSLKNPFVDRSSGLDVQLDDVDPFTVFGTFNKGISDNNRILILNEIKRIFDLKSEVPTTFNGIPLINNMASWFFGNQRDRKPTDIQNLWDFFELSLEHADQPEQHTKQKFIDSFSKIMKQYKIRWNITMGLFWVRPFFYVSLDQKNRNYFAKEADILEAIFYDHNPYHLPDGKAYYAISERFRRAFKDYTISQTNFPDLSYKAWLYSNEQVNEEIIEIANNEPRETHYWIYSAGQGSHKWEEFYEKGIMAVGRSKIGDITNYSTKSEIKEALKNHYDENQTYKNAGHALWQFANEVQKGDVIFVKKGISRIIGRGIVSSDYYFDDSLADYQNIRRVEWTDYGIWEHPGTAATKLLTDITDYPEYVEQLQSIFDSESEDEIEPMLPQYEKYTKEDFLNEVFINDQAYNRLENLVNFKQNLILQGAPGVGKTFAAKRLAYSLMGEKDTTRVKMVQFHQSYSYEDFIMGYKPTETGFEIQYGPFYTFCKEAEEDSDRAYFFIIDEINRGNLSKIFGELLMLIEADKRGEKLRLLYKNELFNVPKNVHIIGMMNTADRSLAMMDYALRRRFAFMELTPAFDSMGYQEFLLNAKLPQLNTLVSLIKQLNDQISDDESLGRGFVIGHSYLFTSKSVDVTWLETVIEYELIPLLEEYWFDSPDKVVEWSTKLRSVLND from the coding sequence ATGAAAAATGATACATACCAATGGACTGAAATTTATAGTGAATTTGCCACTAAACTACTTCAATACAAAAATAATCGTGAGGAATTACTAAAGCTATTTAATCAACTATTTAAGAATTTATCATTAAAAAATCCATTTGTAGATCGAAGTAGTGGACTGGACGTACAGCTAGATGATGTGGATCCGTTTACTGTCTTCGGAACATTTAATAAAGGGATTTCAGATAATAATCGAATTTTGATTCTAAATGAAATAAAAAGGATTTTCGACTTGAAATCTGAAGTGCCAACAACTTTTAATGGCATTCCATTAATTAATAATATGGCGTCATGGTTTTTTGGCAATCAAAGAGATCGTAAACCAACAGATATTCAAAATCTTTGGGATTTCTTTGAACTTTCATTAGAACACGCAGATCAACCTGAGCAGCACACCAAACAAAAATTTATTGATTCTTTTTCCAAAATCATGAAACAATACAAAATCCGTTGGAATATTACTATGGGTTTATTTTGGGTAAGACCTTTCTTTTATGTTAGTCTAGATCAGAAAAATCGTAATTATTTTGCTAAGGAAGCAGACATTTTGGAAGCTATCTTTTATGATCATAATCCTTATCATTTACCTGATGGAAAAGCTTATTACGCTATAAGTGAGAGATTCCGAAGAGCGTTCAAAGATTACACAATTTCTCAAACTAACTTTCCTGATTTATCTTATAAAGCATGGTTATACTCTAATGAACAAGTAAATGAAGAAATAATAGAAATTGCAAACAATGAACCGCGAGAAACGCATTATTGGATATATTCAGCGGGACAGGGATCGCATAAATGGGAAGAGTTTTATGAAAAAGGAATTATGGCAGTCGGAAGATCGAAAATAGGTGACATAACCAACTATTCTACAAAGAGTGAGATTAAAGAAGCACTTAAGAATCATTATGATGAAAATCAGACTTATAAAAATGCAGGTCATGCTCTATGGCAGTTTGCTAATGAAGTGCAAAAGGGTGATGTTATCTTCGTCAAAAAAGGCATTAGTAGAATTATTGGAAGAGGTATTGTCAGCTCGGATTATTATTTTGACGATTCTTTAGCTGACTATCAAAATATTCGGAGAGTGGAATGGACAGATTATGGAATTTGGGAACATCCAGGAACAGCAGCTACAAAATTGTTAACGGATATTACAGATTATCCAGAGTATGTTGAGCAATTACAAAGTATATTCGATTCAGAGAGTGAAGATGAGATAGAACCTATGTTACCTCAATATGAGAAATATACTAAAGAGGATTTCTTAAATGAAGTTTTCATCAATGATCAAGCTTATAATCGCCTAGAAAATCTAGTTAATTTTAAGCAAAATCTTATTTTGCAAGGTGCCCCTGGAGTAGGTAAAACATTCGCTGCTAAGAGATTAGCTTATTCGTTAATGGGTGAAAAGGATACTACTCGTGTAAAAATGGTACAATTCCACCAAAGTTATAGTTATGAAGACTTTATAATGGGATACAAACCTACAGAAACAGGGTTTGAAATTCAATATGGACCTTTTTATACATTCTGTAAAGAGGCTGAGGAAGACAGTGATCGAGCTTATTTCTTTATCATTGATGAAATTAATCGAGGGAATTTAAGTAAAATTTTTGGCGAATTATTAATGCTAATTGAAGCGGATAAACGTGGTGAGAAGCTAAGGCTTTTATATAAAAATGAACTTTTTAATGTTCCTAAAAATGTACATATCATAGGTATGATGAACACTGCGGATAGAAGCTTAGCAATGATGGATTATGCTTTACGTAGAAGATTTGCGTTTATGGAACTAACGCCTGCATTTGATTCGATGGGATATCAAGAGTTTTTGTTGAACGCCAAATTACCTCAACTAAATACTCTTGTATCACTTATAAAGCAACTCAATGATCAAATTTCTGATGATGAAAGTCTAGGGCGTGGGTTTGTTATTGGACATAGCTACTTGTTCACTTCAAAGTCAGTAGATGTTACTTGGTTAGAAACGGTTATAGAGTATGAATTAATTCCTTTATTAGAAGAGTACTGGTTTGATTCTCCTGATAAAGTAGTAGAATGGTCTACAAAACTCCGGAGTGTTTTAAATGATTAA
- a CDS encoding ABC transporter permease, giving the protein MTAIALLELKKKTKDKGLWFWTFLLPIIFIVGFITLFGESMGADPEQLVVQIVPGYTVMFSFYIMISIVIAFIKDRDSGMAARLASTPLSRLEYFAGKWLPFMAVVLLQIVVLFGFGVMAYDLPLGDPVALAALSVGLALVATGCGMAMAVLAKTENMGIALTQVIALGGAMLGGLWMPIEFMPEVMQNIAQFLPHYWALEGYKTVLLNQGSLLDVWQSLAVLVGFGIACSTLALLAYPRYLREAKS; this is encoded by the coding sequence ATGACGGCAATTGCACTCCTAGAGCTGAAAAAGAAAACGAAAGATAAGGGTTTATGGTTCTGGACATTCTTGCTACCCATTATCTTTATTGTAGGTTTTATCACATTGTTTGGTGAGAGCATGGGAGCAGACCCTGAGCAACTTGTCGTGCAGATAGTGCCTGGCTATACAGTGATGTTCTCCTTCTATATCATGATTTCAATCGTCATTGCCTTTATCAAAGATCGAGACAGCGGGATGGCTGCTCGTCTAGCGAGCACCCCCTTAAGTCGGCTAGAGTATTTTGCCGGGAAATGGTTGCCATTTATGGCCGTAGTGTTGCTGCAGATTGTAGTCTTGTTTGGATTTGGAGTCATGGCGTATGACTTACCACTGGGAGACCCGGTTGCCCTTGCAGCCCTATCGGTCGGACTTGCGCTTGTTGCCACAGGCTGTGGAATGGCGATGGCGGTCCTCGCCAAAACAGAAAACATGGGGATTGCCCTCACCCAAGTGATTGCACTTGGTGGCGCAATGCTCGGTGGACTTTGGATGCCCATCGAATTTATGCCGGAAGTGATGCAGAACATCGCGCAGTTCTTACCGCACTACTGGGCTCTCGAAGGATATAAAACTGTACTTCTTAATCAAGGTTCACTTCTAGACGTATGGCAGTCGCTTGCAGTCCTCGTCGGATTTGGAATTGCCTGTAGTACACTAGCTCTACTTGCCTATCCGCGTTACTTGAGGGAAGCGAAGAGTTAA
- a CDS encoding MarR family transcriptional regulator: MDALHLSNQLCFPFYAVSKEITKRYRPLLEPLHLTYPQYLVMLVLWETDQVSLKTIGLRLHLDSGTLTPLINKLISQGYLEKARNPHDERQLVIQLTATGRSLEEKAADIPEKVVTILGLTEQEYFAYQKMLVNLSTKLGLVNEATF, encoded by the coding sequence ATGGATGCTCTTCATCTCTCGAATCAGCTCTGCTTCCCGTTCTACGCAGTTTCTAAAGAGATCACGAAACGCTACCGACCTTTGCTTGAGCCCTTACACCTGACCTATCCTCAATACCTTGTCATGCTCGTGCTTTGGGAAACTGACCAGGTCTCATTAAAAACCATCGGCCTTCGTCTCCACTTAGATTCAGGTACCCTTACTCCACTGATTAATAAACTCATTTCACAGGGTTACCTTGAAAAAGCACGAAACCCACATGATGAACGGCAACTCGTCATCCAATTGACTGCTACGGGTCGTTCGCTTGAGGAGAAAGCGGCAGACATTCCCGAAAAAGTCGTCACGATCCTAGGATTGACTGAACAAGAATACTTTGCTTATCAGAAAATGCTCGTGAATCTTTCTACCAAGCTTGGACTTGTTAATGAAGCAACTTTTTAA
- a CDS encoding helix-turn-helix transcriptional regulator — protein MKNEMGDSIANKVYEHRVLAKLTQAELGKAVGVSKQTIFVMEKGNYVPSLLLAFRIADFFKVEIGDIFTYVKGMDEK, from the coding sequence ATGAAAAATGAGATGGGCGATTCGATTGCCAATAAGGTCTATGAACACCGGGTTCTTGCCAAACTGACGCAGGCAGAGCTTGGGAAGGCTGTTGGGGTATCGAAGCAAACGATTTTTGTTATGGAAAAAGGCAATTATGTGCCGTCGCTGCTCTTGGCTTTCCGGATTGCTGATTTTTTCAAGGTGGAAATCGGGGATATTTTTACGTATGTAAAGGGGATGGATGAGAAATGA